One stretch of Mobula birostris isolate sMobBir1 chromosome 5, sMobBir1.hap1, whole genome shotgun sequence DNA includes these proteins:
- the LOC140197906 gene encoding transcription factor HES-1-like isoform X1, whose translation MATEPTGLREVKKLLKPLVEKRRRDRMNRSLDQLKTFLLKHTHNETFRNGKMEKAEILEMTVHYLKTATLPNFQGHGSGIPRLNYQAGFQECLLQVTTFVQSCASINAQAKSSLMERLADFVDQSRAESQSGQQVNCGSARRAAAKAAGASGTWPGHTSALRPLAIIPGVAINRQTQQGSRLLASQGTPLHQAQNPVNAQTGNHELVRRGCAHFADFPQKVMGSQDPVCGQQSSSKVTVPHNVWRPWP comes from the exons ATGGCAACTGAACCTACTGGTTTAAGAGAAGTGAAAAAG CTGTTAAAACCCTTGGTGGAGAAGCGGAGGCGAGATCGGATGAACCGCAGCTTGGATCAGCTCAAAACTTTTCTATTGAAACACACCCATAACGAG ACTTTCCGGAATGGTAAAATGGAGAAGGCAGAAATCTTAGAAATGACAGTCCACTATCTGAAGACAGCGACACTCCCAAATTTCCAGG GGCACGGCTCGGGGATCCCGCGGCTCAACTACCAGGCCGGGTTTCAGGAGTGTCTCTTACAGGTGACTACCTTTGTCCAGAGCTGTGCTTCCATCAACGCGCAGGCCAAGAGCAGCCTGATGGAGCGGCTGGCTGACTTCGTGGACCAATCGAGGGCAGAGAGCCAGAGCGGCCAGCAGGTCAACTGTGGGAGCGCTCGGAGAGCGGCAGCGAAGGCTGCGGGGGCGTCCGGTACGTGGCCCGGGCACACCTCCGCCTTGAGGCCGCTGGCCATAATACCGGGGGTCGCCATTAATCGCCAGACACAGCAAGGTTCGCGCCTCCTGGCGAGCCAGGGCACCCCGTTACACCAGGCACAGAACCCAGTCAATGCCCAAACTGGGAACCACGAACTCGTTCGGCGGGGTTGCGCGCACTTTGCGGATTTCCCCCAGAAAGTGATGGGCTCGCAAGACCCCGTCTGTGGACAACAGAGTTCCAGCAAAGTGACTGTACCACACAACGTTTGGAGACCCTGGCCTTAA
- the LOC140197906 gene encoding transcription factor HES-4-B-like isoform X2, with amino-acid sequence MNRSLDQLKTFLLKHTHNETFRNGKMEKAEILEMTVHYLKTATLPNFQGHGSGIPRLNYQAGFQECLLQVTTFVQSCASINAQAKSSLMERLADFVDQSRAESQSGQQVNCGSARRAAAKAAGASGTWPGHTSALRPLAIIPGVAINRQTQQGSRLLASQGTPLHQAQNPVNAQTGNHELVRRGCAHFADFPQKVMGSQDPVCGQQSSSKVTVPHNVWRPWP; translated from the exons ATGAACCGCAGCTTGGATCAGCTCAAAACTTTTCTATTGAAACACACCCATAACGAG ACTTTCCGGAATGGTAAAATGGAGAAGGCAGAAATCTTAGAAATGACAGTCCACTATCTGAAGACAGCGACACTCCCAAATTTCCAGG GGCACGGCTCGGGGATCCCGCGGCTCAACTACCAGGCCGGGTTTCAGGAGTGTCTCTTACAGGTGACTACCTTTGTCCAGAGCTGTGCTTCCATCAACGCGCAGGCCAAGAGCAGCCTGATGGAGCGGCTGGCTGACTTCGTGGACCAATCGAGGGCAGAGAGCCAGAGCGGCCAGCAGGTCAACTGTGGGAGCGCTCGGAGAGCGGCAGCGAAGGCTGCGGGGGCGTCCGGTACGTGGCCCGGGCACACCTCCGCCTTGAGGCCGCTGGCCATAATACCGGGGGTCGCCATTAATCGCCAGACACAGCAAGGTTCGCGCCTCCTGGCGAGCCAGGGCACCCCGTTACACCAGGCACAGAACCCAGTCAATGCCCAAACTGGGAACCACGAACTCGTTCGGCGGGGTTGCGCGCACTTTGCGGATTTCCCCCAGAAAGTGATGGGCTCGCAAGACCCCGTCTGTGGACAACAGAGTTCCAGCAAAGTGACTGTACCACACAACGTTTGGAGACCCTGGCCTTAA